The following nucleotide sequence is from Penicillium digitatum chromosome 5, complete sequence.
CAACTGATCAGACCCCTCCATCCCCTTCGAGAGGGGCGTATGTGAACCAAGTgtgaggggaaaaaaaaacataccaGCCATTTTGATGAACTTTTGAATTTGGAatgaggaaagaaaaaggggATGCGATTGTATTTGAAGGATACAGGAAGTTGAGCGCGAAAGAGAAAGGTATTTGTTGATGAGGGGTTGTGGGGCAGGAAATGTTCTGCCAACGATGCCTGGCTGCCTTATGTGTTGAAGAGCCTCCGCTTGACAGGTCATTTAGGTGCTGCAACCGTCTCTATCTATGCAAGGGATATAGCTTTTCAATAATCGTTCAATGTTCGTGGTAAATCATTATAAGTATCTTTCAAGTATCGTCCGGTGCTATCCATAATCTGTACAATTGAATGCCCAACCTTACTCCGAGTCCGAAGCAAACATATCTTCAGCTTTGGGTCGTGGCTTTCGTCGTCGTGTTTCTGGCTCCTGCTGCCCAGCGGATTTTTCGGATTTGTCAGATTGAGTTGGGTGCTGAGGTAGCTGGAGTATCTCGGTTTGGGTATCTTCATCGCCCAATGGCGGCGTCTTAAGCATGGTCTCCCCATCAACATTCTTCAAGTCACGAATTTCCATTGCAGTTCCATCCTTTCCATTCACTGATTCATCCACTGCATCAATAGGGGTAGATAGCTTGTCCTCATTCACAGAGCGAGCAGGGTCAAACTTTCCACCTCGCTCATCATCAACTGTCTTCCATCGACTTTTGCTTTTGGCAAATGCAACAGCAGTCTGATCTGCCTGGGCCTTTTCCATCTCCTTCTGCTTCTGTAATTCTGCTTCTGTGAGCGGTGGGTTCTCAAATACTTGGGTGAAATGTTCCTGGTTCAATTGCGTAAAGCAACACCACCCTTCCCACAGATGTAAAAGGGAGCCAACGCTGCGCTTCCACTTCTCTGCTTTCAGTCGTCCCCATTTCAGGTCCTTATCCAGTCGGCCAAGGTGCTCAAACACCTTCCGCGAGCGGAGAGCGTTTTCAAACAGCTGGCGGTATCGCCATACATGGCGGACGCCACTCGTTGCCGAAGACGAGAGAATATCAGAGATTATGTAAAGACCGACTAGCTTCGCAGAGGACATATCCAATGGTTCAACGGATGGGGTTGGATTGTCGTTATCTGTGATCGCAAGTCTCGCAACACTTTTTTCCAATTCCCGATTTGGGTTGGCTCCGGTGTAAGCGAGTGGCCGGAGAACGTTTCGAATAGCCATGTCCACAACCTCGGATGCCCCTACTGCCGCATGATCGATTGCGAATGCTGTGACTCGCACAACATCTCCTCGACGGAGCTTTGAATGGGTCGTTGGAAGTCGTGCAAGAAGATGAGTGAGTTTGGCCATCTTCAAGGGGTTCAAGAAGTTAAGTTCATCGCCGCGTGTGTTGGTTCCGTCCGGTGCTCCACCAAAATTCCGtctttcatcttctccaTCCGAATTTTCTTCGTCAGATGAGTCGTAGTCGGGGTGTGACACGAATTGGTCCAAGCGAGTAACGTTTTCAAACTTGAGATGCTGTTTTGGGGGTAACCAGGTCGGACCACCCTCAAAGATCATAGCCGGCTTTTCAATGTTCTTTTTCTTAGGATCTGTGATTATTTGCCATAGTTTCCACCGGTAGTATACACCACCAGGCGACCTTGAATCGAACAACCAGGCCCACTTTTCGTCCATCTGGACTTCGGGCCGACTCATCAACAAGGCCTCGAAGCCAGGACCCTGTTTTACAAGTTGCTCAATAGTCTTGTGTATCTGCCTCAACACTCTTATGTCTGTTGGTAGCTCCACCTGGACCCGAGTGGTAGGGCCGTTCTGACCAACGTTTGATCCATACGAGCTTGGGGGTGCGATCCCACCGCGATGTGATCCTGGTGGTGGAGCTCGACTCAAGCTTGTGCCGGAGCTCTGTGGAGTAGGCTTGGCACTAAACGGAAGAGAAGTAGTAGTCGATGAGAGGCCGATTGGCAAAGGCATGTTTGGATTGATCGCAGTAGAAGAAAGGTGTCGACAGAGGGTCAGGTAGTACCCCCAGCCGAGGTATTTGTTCTGCAGCGTACTCACGGCTGTTTCGATATGAGAGGCGGCTGAGTCGCTTGTGAGGGTGACGAGTGCAGAAGAGGACTCCCGGTGGGTTGGCAATTGTCCAGGTGGTGTGATGATCTTGACATTGTCGACGGTCAGGGTTGAAGGGATCAAGGCCTTGATAACCGACGGAGATGTCCCAGGAGGAAGCGATGCGAGGTACAAGGTGGGTTTGGGAGCCGCTCTCTCCTCCTCGTCAAGTGCTCGATCGGCTTCAGATGGCGTAAGCATGTTTTCGAATTTGAGATGGTCGCGACGAGAGGGAAGAAAGGTTTCGTGGGAACGTTTGTGTGAAAGTGAGGGCGGCGGGGGGCCTAAGGGTCCATGGCCACTGCCGCGCGAAGAGGGAGCTGCGAAATGACGCCTGAGGGGACCACCACCCCTGCCTCTAGTTGTATTCGACCCTCCATCCAAGGACTGTGGTACAACTGGATCCTCGTCTTCAAAAGATCTGACAAATTCTTCATAGACTGCAGCTGTTTCTGCTTTCTCCCGGGCGCGTTTAGCCTCCGCTTCAGCTTTTTGACGCTCAAAAAGTGATTTCTTTGGAAGCGCGGAGAGTTTCGCCGAGACGTCGGGGAAGCTCTTCCCCTTAGACTCGTCCGGCATGATGAGAATCAGCTGTAACTGTACCGCTAGCCAGTCTTCAACATAAGtagaatgaaaaaaaaacaaaaagataGAAATCTAAAGAGATGATATTGCTAGATGAGCTAGAAGAGTGAACATCCTAATCATGAACCAGCTATAGTAGGCGGTCGAGCTTCATCCAATTAGCGTGCGTTCTCCTCGGGCACGTGCCCGGCATTGCTTTAACTAGAAGTAGTAGGCGGTGAGTGTCCAAGAGTTTGTCCTCATCGACAACACCATGAGTTGAACGATAAGGAAACCCAAACAAGCCGGGAATACATAGGGGTTGAGGCTTACAGGATCTAGGCCTGTAGAACGTAGAATAGCCGGTGTTTACGAAGGGGGGAGAAATCATAAAATCTTTAATCAATGATGCTGATGATCTTAGTTGACCCTCGAGCTAGTAAATTATTGGTTGGACTTCAATCGGAGTGTCTTAGCGTAGGAGCTCTGTAAGAACCTAGTCGGATTAGATGAGTCGTTAA
It contains:
- a CDS encoding RNA polymerase II, large subunit, CTD; the encoded protein is MPDESKGKSFPDVSAKLSALPKKSLFERQKAEAEAKRAREKAETAAVYEEFVRSFEDEDPVVPQSLDGGSNTTRGRGGGPLRRHFAAPSSRGSGHGPLGPPPPSLSHKRSHETFLPSRRDHLKFENMLTPSEADRALDEEERAAPKPTLYLASLPPGTSPSVIKALIPSTLTVDNVKIITPPGQLPTHRESSSALVTLTSDSAASHIETAVSTLQNKYLGWGYYLTLCRHLSSTAINPNMPLPIGLSSTTTSLPFSAKPTPQSSGTSLSRAPPPGSHRGGIAPPSSYGSNVGQNGPTTRVQVELPTDIRVLRQIHKTIEQLVKQGPGFEALLMSRPEVQMDEKWAWLFDSRSPGGVYYRWKLWQIITDPKKKNIEKPAMIFEGGPTWLPPKQHLKFENVTRLDQFVSHPDYDSSDEENSDGEDERRNFGGAPDGTNTRGDELNFLNPLKMAKLTHLLARLPTTHSKLRRGDVVRVTAFAIDHAAVGASEVVDMAIRNVLRPLAYTGANPNRELEKSVARLAITDNDNPTPSVEPLDMSSAKLVGLYIISDILSSSATSGVRHVWRYRQLFENALRSRKVFEHLGRLDKDLKWGRLKAEKWKRSVGSLLHLWEGWCCFTQLNQEHFTQVFENPPLTEAELQKQKEMEKAQADQTAVAFAKSKSRWKTVDDERGGKFDPARSVNEDKLSTPIDAVDESVNGKDGTAMEIRDLKNVDGETMLKTPPLGDEDTQTEILQLPQHPTQSDKSEKSAGQQEPETRRRKPRPKAEDMFASDSE